The Undibacterium cyanobacteriorum genomic sequence CCAACTGCGACAGTAGGTGCAAAAACCCAATTGATGCCGGTAGCGCGCACGGCACGACCGACTTCGACGGCAATCTTGCTGATCAATTGCGGATTATGCGCAGCACCGAGACCAATGTTATGCGGGAACAAGGTCGCGCCGACCACATTGCTATTCCCATGAATCGCATCAATACCCCACACCACCGGCACTTTGGTTTTCATGTCGGTCGACATCGAGGCATCGTAGTAGGCGGTAGACAGCGCCAACCAATCTGCGGCAGTCGCATACTTGTTCATCTTCGGCCAGCTACCACCGCCATTTAGCACAGAACCGAGGTAATACTGTTTGACTTCTTCAGGTGTGACAAATTTAATTTCCGCCTGCGTCATCTGCCCGACTTTTTGTGCCAAGCTCATCGAAGAAACGATCTCCTTGATCTTCTTCTCCATCGCCGCATCTTTGCTGATCGCACTTTTGATCTTAGGCCAATCTTTCAATTCTGGCGCAGTAGCTGCGTTCACAGATGCAGCTTGTAAGCTGAGTCCAGCAATCACACTGGCAACGGCAAGTTGTAGGGTTTTGTTTTTCATCTTTCTGTCTCTTCCTTCTTCATCTCAGATGGTTTGCACTTAGTTTGTACTTAGCATGCAGGTAGTCTACGAATATCGAAACCGCGAATATAAAAATGCTAAAGCTCTGCAACAGCAAAGCAGCGACGCCTCTTGAGCGTAAGGCAAAGTTTCAGAGAGATGGCGAGGCGTTTTTCACCAAATTGGAAACGTTACCAATTTAGGATGCATAATGCTGCTTGTGATTTTCTTTGTCAATAAAAAATTCGGAAATTTGTGAGTTTTTGCTGGGATAGTGGGGGGATGGGGGCGAATGAGGTGGATGCTTATGGTTGGAGGACGTTGGGTTTCGGCCGCCTCGAATAGCGGATGGTTAGGAATTTGCGGTTAGTAGGTCGGGGGTGGCCCGACAGCCACTCACTTTTCTTGCTTCGCCAAGAAAAGTAAGCAAAAGAAGGCGACGCAGGCGCAGCTGCCCTTCGGGTTCCCAATTGGGCAAGCGAAAAATGGGGCGACGCAGAAACTCGCTTCGCTCAAACATCTGCGCCGCTTGATCCCATTTTGCGCTCACCCAATTGGCATCTGCACATGCGGTAACAACAAAACATACATACTCAACCGCCGCCTAGATTTCCGACGACAGTGGTATTCCACTGATGCTCCTTCCCTTTCAAGGGGAAGGTTGGGATGGGGATGGGTTGCTTTTGCAGTTGACTTTGAAGTTAATCCACTTCTGACACTGCCAATTGTGTGGGACAGAAATGGGAAAAAGAGAGTCAGATGTCTGAGCGAAGCGAGTTTCTGACTCTCCCCATTTTTGTCCCGCACAATTGGGAAGCCGAAGGCCAGTGGCAGCGTGGTCGCCTTTCTTTGCTTACTTTCTTTGGCGAAGCAAAGAAAGTGAGTGGCCGCCGGGCCACTCACGGCCAGCGAAAGATGTTGGGTTCCTGCCTGCGCAGGAACGACACGGTCTCAAACTCGTAGGTTGGGCTGAAAAGCCCAACGCCTCGCCTTCTCTTAACGCGCAACGTTGGGCTTCGCTTTGCTCAACCCAACCTACGGGTTCGAGCAAATTGCTGAGTATTACGTTTGAAGACGGGGCCCCAAAAAGGAACCGGGACGGCACCATCATCGCGAAATGATAGCCACCGTCCCATCCCTATCCTTCCTTCTCCCCCCCGGGAAAAGTGAGGCCCTACAAAACTGTGCTTTGACTGGGTCTGAGACAGACGTCTACGACAAACGCCTGATCGCGCCTAGTTTGGCGCCTGCAAAAAGTCTCGATACCACAGAGCGCTGATTTTAAGCGTTCTTTGCTGCGTTTCAAAGTCAATATACACCAAACCGAAGCGGCGAAGATAGCCCTCGGCCCACTCAAAGTTGTCAATCAGACTCCACGCAAAGTAGCCGCGCACATCGACGCCGGCTTGTCGGGCTTCTTGGAGTGCGGCCAAATGGCGGATGAAATAGTCACGTCTTTGCGTATCAACAACCGAGCCATCGTCTTCGAGCCGGTCTTCGTAACTGGCACCATTTTCGGTCACATACATGGGCGGCACAGGGTAATCTTGCTTGAGACGTTTGAGCAAAGTCACCAAACCATGCGGCGCGACTTCCCAACCAAAAGCAGTGCGCTCCAGTGTGGGATCATGAGTCAAGGACGTCGCCAGCGGAGGATTATGTGGCGCGTCTTGAATGACTTCAGGGAAGTAGTAATTCACTCCCAAGAAATCAAGGGGCACAGCGATGGCTTGCAAATCACCATCGTGCATCTGCGGTGCGGCAGCGCCAACCAAGTCCCAAATGTCTTGCGGATAGCCACGACCATGCAAGGGATCGAGGAACCACCGATTGCGCAGACCATCATGACGTCGTGTCGCGGCAATATCTTCTGGTTTGTCGCTGGCTGGTCGCAGTGGATGCAAACTCAAAGCAATACCGACTTTGGCATCGGCGACATTGCGACGCAAGAGCGGCACGGTCAAACCATGCGACAACAAAACATGATGGCACACCTGCAGCGCTGCTTTGAAATCACGCTTACCGGGCGCATGCATGCCGTCCCAGTTGCCATGCATCGCGGTGCACCAAGGCTCGTTATGCGTGATCCAATGTTTAATCCGATCACCTAAGCGACGACTGATCACATCAGCGAAGTGCAGATAGGCTTGGACGGTGGCACGGTTCTCCCAGCCACCTTGATCTTGCAAGTACTGCGGCAAATCCCAGTGATACAAGGTCGCCCAAGGCTGCAAGCCTCGCGCCAGCATGCCGTCGACTAAGTCAGAGTAGAATTGCAGACCTACTTCATTCACGGTGCCATTGATATCACTGATGACACGCGGCCACGAGATCGAAAAGCGGTAAGCATTCAGCCCCAAGCTTTGGGCGATATCGAGGTCCTCTTGCCAGCGATAATAATGATCACAGGCTACCCGAGCATCGCTGCCATCGCGAATCTTTCCCGCCGTCGCTGCGAAACTATCCCAGATCGATGGTACTCGCCCATCGGTGTCGGCTGCACCTTCAATTTGAAATGAAGAGGTCGAACAGCCCCACAGAAAATCGGTAGGAAAATCAATACGTCGCAGTTCAGGTAGTCGTTTGGAATCGTCCATAATTTTTCTTCGCTTGATACAACTTAGGGTTACAACTCGGTTTAAGAACTTAGCTCGCTCAATCAGTTAAAAGGCTTGGGCGTATTGCTCGCGTTCATCCAATTCATGACCGCTTGTTGGGGTTCATAATTCACCGTGCCAAACTGTTTGAATAGGGCTTCAATCTCGGCCATGCTGGCGGTGTTAAAGTCGAGTGCTGGCACCTTACTATCTGGCGCATTGGTGACGAGGCCCCAAGTGCCATTGCCTTGACCACCCGCATTGGTAATCAGCTTGTAAGACCACGCACTTGCGGCCCACCCATAACTGGCATACACATCGTAAGTCGTGCGTGTCACTTGGCCACCTGCATCAGCACCCATCGCCGCCCAAGGTTGGAACTCGCCAACCAAGAACGCCGTGTTCAGATTTTTTAAACGGGCATTCCATTCACACACGCCGCCATTGCCGGACGTCCCGCAGTACAGCCACTCTTTGTGCACTGGCAAACCCGGTTGTCCCCAACCAAAAAAGCCAGGATAGAAATGCATTTCAAAGGCCACGTTTTTCATCCCTGCCTGCGCTGGATTACCATAAGCGTTAATGCCTGCCGCATGGCCCGGCAAGATCACGACATGTTTGCTATCGACGCTTCTCACCGCGTCATACAGCGTTTTCACTACGCGTGCCATTTCGGTTTCGCTGGTACCCCAAGGTTCATTCAGCAAGCTGTAACCAGCGACCACGGCACGATCTTTATACCGCCCTGCCACCTGCTGCCATAACCACACCGTACGGGCTTGATACTCTGGAGTCGACCAATACAAATTCTTGCCAGCACAGCCACTATGATGTTCCCAACCTTGGCTCCCTACCGCGCCATGTAAATCGAGGATCACATAGATGCCGCGTTTCTCCGCTTCGGCGAGGGCTTGATCGAGATAAACCCAAGCGTCACTACGCAAATGTCCGGGATTCTTTTCGTCTTCAACGACACTCCAAATAAACGGCAGGCGGACTAAATTCAGATTGAACTTGACCAACATATCCCAGTCGCGCGTCGTCATCCAATTATCGCGATATAGGCGATACAAACGGTCACGTTCGGCATAGCCAAAGCGGGCATCCAGTTTTGCTTCCAACTTGCACTGGTCATCAATGCCCGCACTACCTTGGCCCATCATCCAAAATTCTTGAATCAACCAATTGCCAAGATTCGCCCCTTTGAGCTGAATCGGACGATTATCTTCACGGACCCAATACGTTCCCTCTGTGTGCAAGAGACCGACCGGATCACGTGTGATGTTGGTCGCTGGGATCGGTGTGATGACACCACTGCCGTTGTTAGGACTGGTCGTGGCAGAGGTGCTCGAGCTACCAGAGCTACCGGAGCCACAGGCCATCGTGCTCACACAGAACAGCGTCGACAACAAGCATCGCACAAACAGGGATGCTCGACCTTGCTGCTGATGACTCACTTTTGAATACGGCATTTCACCCTCGCTCATCAATTACGACTCAACTTGTTAGACATTTGAAATCGCGCACCACACTATCAAATCCCGATTCCAATTCATGGGCTCATGCCTCAAATTGGCTCTCCAAGACCGCTGATTGGAATCGTTTCCATTTTACACTCAAAAAAAACATGCGTGTGCATGTCTTTTACTTTGCTTTGCCTTCTTTACTGCTTTTTACAACAATCCTCGCTCAGCAACCGCTGAGTCTTTCTTACTCTTTATCGCCGTGCCGCGAGTGCTGAGGACAGACTTCACGCTGTCCTCACCACCCCAAGCACAAAGTTATTTTGCTGCTTTCTTCGCGCTGCCACGCACCGCTTTTTCCACCGAACTACGCCACGTCATGCTGACCGGATATTGGCGCTCGACCGGTCTTTCCATGTCATAGCAGCGATTCAGCAGGAAATTCAAACCGTTCAAAGTCATTTCGCGCCAAGCGATATGCACCGATGACAGACGCGGTGCAGTGTATTCTGCTGTGAAGGTATCGTCGTAACCGATGACCGATACTTCCGTCGGTACATTGATGCCAATATGCTGAAAATACGATAAAGCACCAACCGCCATTTCATCATTGGCACAAAATACAGCGGTAAAGTCATAGCCTGATTCGACCAATTCCTGCGCTGCCGCCCAGCCGCCATCGGGTGCGAAATTGCTTTCGACGATCCACATCTTGCGTGTATCAATTCCGGCCAATTCCATTTCGCGCATAAAGCCGCTGATACGCTCCACGTTATCAGGCGCACAGGCGGGCCCCGCAATTACTGCGATCTTCTTATGCTTATGCTGCAGCAAAGATTTTGCGGCCATGCGTCCACCTAAAAAATGGTCCGCGGTGAAGCACTGTTCAGCAATCGATTCATACTTGTGATTGAGCACCACTAAGTTATCTTTGGCAGTGCCCATCGCTTCGAGATCACTCTCTTCAAGCGCATTACTCATGACGATCAAACCATCACAACCACGCTCGATCAGAAAATTAATGCCCTCCACCGCTTGTTGGCGCACGTTCCCATCACCAACACCGAAGGCCACCACCATGTGCAAACCCGCAGCACGCAATTCCATATCGATGACCTGCATGATGGGCATGTAGAAGGTTCCCTTCAGCAAAGGGATATACACACCGATCATGCGCGAGGAGCCCGACAACAAAGAACGCGCCGCATGCGAAGGACGGAAATCCAATTCCTCAATCGCCTTGCGTACTTTTTCCAGAGTCGCGGCTGACACCGAGCCTTTACCGCTCACAACACGTGATGCGGTTCCTAGCCCTACCCCCGCTAAACGGGCGACATCTTTAATGGTTGCCATACTCTTACTCTCTCGCTTTGTATTTGCTTTATTGTTTTTTACTGCTGCTCGACTGAAGCTGAACTGCGCCGCTGTTACTCTTCAGTTGCTCTTACCCTACTCTTCTCAGGCTGTATCAAGCGACGCGATAAACGCCGTATTGTAGCCCCAGACCCGCGCCACATCTAGGTTTTCTGTCGATTCGACGACACATCAATCCTACTTCCTTTGATGATCTTCAGCGTGCGAATCTTTTCTGCTCGCTTCTCATCGAACCCATCCCCACCCTCACCCGTCCCTTGAAAGGGAGGGAATGTTCGAGGTTTCTCACACACTTGCCGCATATCACTTACACATATCTAACTACGCATCCACTTACACTTCCATGCCATCACATCGCCTTGCAATGCGAGGCAATAAATTCTGCATGGCTAGGCATGACATCGACACATTTTCGTATCGTCTTTTGTACCTGATCGAGAAAATAAGCGATGTCTTCTTTGCTGCGGTGATCGACCAAAGGATGATAGCTTTCAGCACGCAAACCCTGGCCATGCATCACTTGCAACCAACTGGTTTCGGCAAACAGTTCTTCGCCGATGCGGAAAATCCGCCCATGTGAGCGATATAAATCGATACGTTTTTGTACGTCATCGGGTACTGACATGTTTTGGCAGTATTCCCAGAAGGGTGATCCTACTTTGGTGTTCAGTTTGTAATGCATGATCAAGAAGTCGCGTATGCGTTGATACTCTTCATCGTTCTGCGCGTTGTAGGTGTCAATATCAACCTGGTTAAAACCCTGATCTGGAAACAAACTAATCAAACGCATAATCGCCGTTTGCACCATATGAATGCTGGTTGATTCCAAAGGCTCCATAAAGCCACCCGACAAACCGATGGCGACACAATTCTTATTCCATGCCTTCTTACGTTTGCCCGTCGTGAAGCGAATCAAACGCGGATCGGCCAAAGCTTCGCCATCCAAATTGTTCAACAAAATCGCTTGCGCCTCGTCTGCGCTCATAAACTTACTGGAGAACACATGGCCATTCCCAGTGCGATGTTGCAAAGGAATGCGCCATTGCCAGCCTGCGCTATGTGCGGTCGAACGCGTGTACGGCAATAAGGGACCGGCGGAAGCACATGGCACGGCAATCGCACTATCGGCCGGCAACCAATGGCTCCAGTCTTCGTAACCGGTTTTCAAAGTCTTTTCGATCAACAAAGCCGCCAAGCCCGAGCAATCTATGAAGAGATCGCCATCAATACGCTCGCCGTTTTCCATCAACAGGGCTTCAATAAAGCCATCGCTTTCGCGCACGATGGTGTCCACGATCTTACCCTCCGTTCTCTGCGTGCCTTGTTGCTCAGCTTTACTACGCAAATACTTGGCATACAAACCGGCGTCAAAATGAAAGGCATACGAAATATCTGCCAAAGGAGAGTTCGGCATATCTTTCGGTGCGCGCATAAATTTATGCTGACGTGGCGCGACCGTATTGATCGAGAAGTGTTCCAAATCCGGTGCCTCGCCCAGCTGATACATCTTCAACCAATATTGGTAGAACTTAGCAACCACCTGATCACGACCAATCACACCAAAACCGTGGATGTAAGAATCCCCTTGCTTGCCCCAATTGACGAATTCAATCCCCAGCTTAAAAGTCGCTTGGGTCTGACGCATGAATTCATCTTCGTCGAGATTTACCAATTGATTAAAGGCACGAATACTAGGAATGGTCGCCTCACCCACGCCGATGGTCGAGATAGCGTCGGACTCCACTAATCGTAAGCGATAAGTCGGTGGCAATACGCGCGATAAAGCTGTCGCCGTCATCCAACCGGCAGTGCCACCACCAACGATGACCACGGTTTGAATCGGAACATTTTTGCCAGCGCGGTTGCCACCATTGTTGCTGTCGTGATTATGGATTGAGGCTGTCTCTGTATTCATGCTTCTTCCCAATTCTCTCTTCTCAATTCTCTCTATCGTGCTTAGCGACAAACCCTGCTTGATCGCTATACTGCTGCAAAGGGCTTTCTTACAAACGCAATTCCGTTTCCGGATCAAACAAAGAAACGCGTGTCGCGTCGATGTCGAAACGCACCTGCTGTCCGAGGGTATAAGTCTGGCCATCATTGGCGATCGCCGCCAAAGTCAGGGGCGCAGCTGAGGATGGCGACACCGCGGACATCATCTCTAACCACAACACTTGGTGATTCCCCATCGGTTCTACCAAAGACACAGTCGCTTGCATGGCTCCTTGCGGGTGCAACTTAATTTGCTCCGCACGCACGCCCAAGGTGGCACTGATCTTGGTCGACACGGCACCCGCTTTGAAGGCATAGTTCGACAGATTAAGCTGTAACTGCGGACAGCGAAATTGCTGCTGCGAATCGACTTCGCCGCTGATGAAATTCATCGCTGGCGAACCTAAGAAACCGGCGACAAACTGATTCGCTGGCTGCTCATAAACCACAGCTGGCGTACCAATTTGTTGTATTTCACCCGAACGCATCACCACGATGCGTGAGGCCAAAGTCATCGCTTCGACTTGATCATGCGTCACGTAGATCATGGTCGACTTCAATTGTTGATGCAGTAGTTTCAATTCACGACGCAGACTCGAACGCAATTTCGCATCGAGATTGGACAAAGGCTCATCGAATAAATAGACCGCTGCTTGACGCACCAAGGCGCGTCCAATCGCCACACGTTGTCGTTGTCCCCCAGAGAGTTCCGACGGCTTACGTTTCAAGAGCGGCTCAAGATGCAAAATCTGCGCCGCATGAGCTATGCGCTTGGCAATCTCATCTTTCGCGATGCCACTGATGCGCAAGCCAAACGACATATTCTTTTCCACCGACATGGTCGGATACAAGGCGTAAGACTGGAACACCATGCCGATATTGCGCTCACTCGGATCGGCATCGGTCATGTCTTGTCCGGCGATCTCAATGCTCCCGCTGCTAACATCAATCAAACCCGCAATCGCATGCAACAGCGTCGACTTGCCACAGCCCGATGGACCCAGCAAGACCAAAAACTCACCAGGCTCCACAGCAAGAGTAAGGTCCCGCAAAATCGCATTACCACCAAGCGTAATTCCTAAATTTTGTATGCTGACGTTTGCCACAAATAATCCTTGTTTGCTGATCTACAGCCCTAAAACACATCCAGAAATTGAGCGAGAGGAGAAACCCATCCCCACCCTAACCCTCCCCGTTGAAAGGGAGGGAACATTACGGCTAACTCAACCACTTACCAAGCACAGCGCCCCAATAAATGCCTCAGAAATTCAATTATGGGGATGCAGTGCAAGGCGCAAAACGGAGCAATACGTCGGTATTGCGAGTATTTGCAACGCAGCAATGCGCCCCAGAATTGGATTTATGAGGTAATTATTTAACGGCTCCGGCTGTAATACCCCTCACAAACCAACGCCCCGAAACAAAATACAAAACCAAAGGCACGAGCGAGGTCAAAATCGTCGCCGCCATATTCACGTTGTACTCGCGCGTCCCAGTCGTCGTGTTAATCACATTATTGAGCTGCACCGTCATCGGCAAATTTTCGCGCCCCGCGAACACGAGGCCTAACAAATAATCGTTCCACACGCCGGTCACTTGCATGATCGCGGCAACTACAATGATCGGTGCTGACATCGGTAGCACTAACTGGAACAGAATCCGCCAAAACCCGCCACCGTCGATGCGTGCGGCTTGAAATAGTTCGTGCGGGATGCTCGAATAATAGTTACGAAACAGCAGCGTCATCATCGGCATACTGAAAATGGTGTGCACGATAACGATGCCGGGAAGCGAACTATAAAGATCGACCGCTGCCAACAAACGTACTAAAGGGAAAATCATCACCTGGACGGGTATGAAGGCACCGACCATCAAGACACCGAACAAAATATTGGCACCGCGTGGACGCCAAAATGACAAAGCGTAGCCGTTGAGCGCCCCGAGCATAATAGGAATGATGGTACTGGGAACGACGATCGCAATCGAATTGGTAAAGCCACCGCGTATACCTTCACAGGAAACGCCGGTACACGCACTACTCCAAGCGGCAAACCATGCATCGAGCGACCACGTACTTGGTAAGGCAAACAATTGTCCCAGCCGAATTTCATCCATGCTTTTGAACGAGGTCACTAACATGATGTAGAGCGGGAGTAAAAAGAACAGCGCCGCACTGATCAGAAAAGCATACAAACCGATACGAGCCACGCGAGAACCACCACGACGCCTTTTACTGCGTGGCTGTGGGATGGAAATTATTGCGGTCCTTTGCATCGAACCTTGATTCGAAATTTGATTCGGTGCGGCACTCATGTTGCACCCCTCGACACTTTGTTCAACGGCACTTCCTTTTTGTTGACCGCCGATGTGGCGTGCGATCGTGCATTCGAGCGTGCATGCATGCGCGCATACATATACGGTGCTAGTAAGGCCACCACCGGCACCAAGAGCATCACGGCACCGGCCGAGGCCAAGGCGATATTGGCACGACCGAACAGGTGATCCATAATAAATTTCGCGGGTACTTCACTCGCTGTACCGGGACCACCTTGGGTCATCGCAACCACCGAATCAAACAGCTTGATGGCAGCCGTGCTCAAGAGCAAAAAGACGGTAGCCAAGGTAGGCGCCATCATGGGCAAAATAATCGATAGATACACGCGCCAAGCGGGAATACCGTCGAGCCGCGTGGCTTTCCAAATTTCTTGATCGATGCCACGCAAGCCTGCCAACATCATTGCCATGACCAAGCCCGAGGTCTGCCACACAGTAGCGATCACGATGGTGTAAATCACTTTATCCTGATCGATAATCCAATCAAATTCAAAATTCGGGAAGCCCCATTGGCGCACGGCATTTTCGATGCCGATGCCCGGCGTCAACATCCATTGCCACACCAAACCGGTCGCCACAAAGGACATTGCATACGGATATAAAAAGACCGTGCGCAGTACTCCTTCCGCTTTCACTTTTTGATCAATAAAAGCGGCGAGGAGAAAGCCAATCACCATGCTCGCGACAATGAAAAGTACAGAATAAATCGCGAGGTTTTCTATCGAGAGCAGCCAACGTTCATTCTCAAATAATTTGGCGTACTGCGTCATGCCGACGAAGGTATCCGTCGGCAAACTGCGCGAGCTCGTCAAGGAAATCTTGATCGACCACAGCACGGTACCGACGTAAGCCACTAAGACAATCAGCGCCAGGGGCGTGATGGCTCCGTAAGGTATCAGTTTGCGGGCGATGGTTTTTAAACGCATTTTTGTAGCCTGCCGAGCTAGTTGCTTCTATGGATGATGGTTTGCGATGACTTCAGTTGGTGGCGTGTTTTTTTCGCATTTATGCACTCATGCACTCACTCTTTCAAGGCATTCACAATGCTCTTTTGCACTTTCTCCACTGGCATTTTGGTATTCCAAAACGCGGTCAGAATATCTTGCAGAGCGCCATTCTGATCTGGTGTCAAATACACCTCACTAATCCCAAGCACGCGCGATTTATCTTTCATGATCGCCATACCGGTTTGCGCGCACAAATCCATACTCGACGTATCCACATCGCTACGAATCGGGATCGATCCCTTCAGCTTATTAAACTCAATTTGCACGCTCGGCGTCATCAAAGTTTTTGCTAATAATTTTTGAGCGCGTACCACGGGTTCCACTGTCGTTTTGGGGAAGACAAAAGCATCGCCCTGAATCAAATACGGCGCGGTCGGATTGAAACCGGCGATGCAGCCAAAGTCTTTGCCTGCGGTCTGCTTGGCAGCGGCGAACTCACCTTTCACCCAATCACCCATGATTTGAAAACCCGCTTTACCGCTGATCAACATAGCGGTTGCATCATTCCAATTACGTCCTGGAGAACCCGCATCGATATACGATTGCATGCGCTTAAAGGCCAACAACACATTTTTGAAAGCGTCTGAGTTGATCGCTTTCGCGTCACGGTCGCGGATGACTTTTAAGTACAAATCTTTGCCGCCGACATTAGCTAACATCGCCTGAAAAACAATCGTCTCCTGCCACGCTTGACCACCATGCGCGAGACCGACTAAACCTGCTGCCTTGAGCTTATCGAGCGCAGCAAACAGTTCATCGATGGTCGCAGGCTCTTTGGCGATGCCGGCTTTCTTGAAGGCTGCTTTGGAATACCAAAACCAGGTTTGCATGTGCAAATTGACAGGTACGGCGTAGTAATGACCTTTAATGCGGATCACATTCAAGACGGTGTCGGGCAATAATTTATCCCAACCCTCCGCAGCGGCCACATCGTCCATATTGTTGAGCATATTTTGCTCCACCAAATCTTGGAACTGCTTGGTGGTATTGAATTGCGCTGCGACCGGAGCATTGCCACCAACGATACGGTTAATTGCCACTGCCCGAGCTTGATCAGCGCCCGCGATCGCGGTATCGACCCACACCCCACCCGCTTTACGATAAGCGTCGGCAATGGTTTTCACTGCTGCGGATTCACTGCTCGAAGTCCACCAGTGCAAGACTTCAGCTTTCGCCATGGGTCCACTTTTTACTGCCGCTTGATTCGGTGCAGGTGTTGCAGCGACGGCGGTCGTGCCCATTCCGCATAAACCCACGGCCAAAAAGCAGG encodes the following:
- a CDS encoding LacI family DNA-binding transcriptional regulator, which produces MATIKDVARLAGVGLGTASRVVSGKGSVSAATLEKVRKAIEELDFRPSHAARSLLSGSSRMIGVYIPLLKGTFYMPIMQVIDMELRAAGLHMVVAFGVGDGNVRQQAVEGINFLIERGCDGLIVMSNALEESDLEAMGTAKDNLVVLNHKYESIAEQCFTADHFLGGRMAAKSLLQHKHKKIAVIAGPACAPDNVERISGFMREMELAGIDTRKMWIVESNFAPDGGWAAAQELVESGYDFTAVFCANDEMAVGALSYFQHIGINVPTEVSVIGYDDTFTAEYTAPRLSSVHIAWREMTLNGLNFLLNRCYDMERPVERQYPVSMTWRSSVEKAVRGSAKKAAK
- a CDS encoding tryptophan halogenase family protein, which translates into the protein MTATALSRVLPPTYRLRLVESDAISTIGVGEATIPSIRAFNQLVNLDEDEFMRQTQATFKLGIEFVNWGKQGDSYIHGFGVIGRDQVVAKFYQYWLKMYQLGEAPDLEHFSINTVAPRQHKFMRAPKDMPNSPLADISYAFHFDAGLYAKYLRSKAEQQGTQRTEGKIVDTIVRESDGFIEALLMENGERIDGDLFIDCSGLAALLIEKTLKTGYEDWSHWLPADSAIAVPCASAGPLLPYTRSTAHSAGWQWRIPLQHRTGNGHVFSSKFMSADEAQAILLNNLDGEALADPRLIRFTTGKRKKAWNKNCVAIGLSGGFMEPLESTSIHMVQTAIMRLISLFPDQGFNQVDIDTYNAQNDEEYQRIRDFLIMHYKLNTKVGSPFWEYCQNMSVPDDVQKRIDLYRSHGRIFRIGEELFAETSWLQVMHGQGLRAESYHPLVDHRSKEDIAYFLDQVQKTIRKCVDVMPSHAEFIASHCKAM
- a CDS encoding carbohydrate ABC transporter permease, yielding MRLKTIARKLIPYGAITPLALIVLVAYVGTVLWSIKISLTSSRSLPTDTFVGMTQYAKLFENERWLLSIENLAIYSVLFIVASMVIGFLLAAFIDQKVKAEGVLRTVFLYPYAMSFVATGLVWQWMLTPGIGIENAVRQWGFPNFEFDWIIDQDKVIYTIVIATVWQTSGLVMAMMLAGLRGIDQEIWKATRLDGIPAWRVYLSIILPMMAPTLATVFLLLSTAAIKLFDSVVAMTQGGPGTASEVPAKFIMDHLFGRANIALASAGAVMLLVPVVALLAPYMYARMHARSNARSHATSAVNKKEVPLNKVSRGAT
- a CDS encoding ABC transporter ATP-binding protein gives rise to the protein MANVSIQNLGITLGGNAILRDLTLAVEPGEFLVLLGPSGCGKSTLLHAIAGLIDVSSGSIEIAGQDMTDADPSERNIGMVFQSYALYPTMSVEKNMSFGLRISGIAKDEIAKRIAHAAQILHLEPLLKRKPSELSGGQRQRVAIGRALVRQAAVYLFDEPLSNLDAKLRSSLRRELKLLHQQLKSTMIYVTHDQVEAMTLASRIVVMRSGEIQQIGTPAVVYEQPANQFVAGFLGSPAMNFISGEVDSQQQFRCPQLQLNLSNYAFKAGAVSTKISATLGVRAEQIKLHPQGAMQATVSLVEPMGNHQVLWLEMMSAVSPSSAAPLTLAAIANDGQTYTLGQQVRFDIDATRVSLFDPETELRL
- a CDS encoding GH1 family beta-glucosidase, with the protein product MDDSKRLPELRRIDFPTDFLWGCSTSSFQIEGAADTDGRVPSIWDSFAATAGKIRDGSDARVACDHYYRWQEDLDIAQSLGLNAYRFSISWPRVISDINGTVNEVGLQFYSDLVDGMLARGLQPWATLYHWDLPQYLQDQGGWENRATVQAYLHFADVISRRLGDRIKHWITHNEPWCTAMHGNWDGMHAPGKRDFKAALQVCHHVLLSHGLTVPLLRRNVADAKVGIALSLHPLRPASDKPEDIAATRRHDGLRNRWFLDPLHGRGYPQDIWDLVGAAAPQMHDGDLQAIAVPLDFLGVNYYFPEVIQDAPHNPPLATSLTHDPTLERTAFGWEVAPHGLVTLLKRLKQDYPVPPMYVTENGASYEDRLEDDGSVVDTQRRDYFIRHLAALQEARQAGVDVRGYFAWSLIDNFEWAEGYLRRFGLVYIDFETQQRTLKISALWYRDFLQAPN
- a CDS encoding glycoside hydrolase family 5 protein, translated to MPYSKVSHQQQGRASLFVRCLLSTLFCVSTMACGSGSSGSSSTSATTSPNNGSGVITPIPATNITRDPVGLLHTEGTYWVREDNRPIQLKGANLGNWLIQEFWMMGQGSAGIDDQCKLEAKLDARFGYAERDRLYRLYRDNWMTTRDWDMLVKFNLNLVRLPFIWSVVEDEKNPGHLRSDAWVYLDQALAEAEKRGIYVILDLHGAVGSQGWEHHSGCAGKNLYWSTPEYQARTVWLWQQVAGRYKDRAVVAGYSLLNEPWGTSETEMARVVKTLYDAVRSVDSKHVVILPGHAAGINAYGNPAQAGMKNVAFEMHFYPGFFGWGQPGLPVHKEWLYCGTSGNGGVCEWNARLKNLNTAFLVGEFQPWAAMGADAGGQVTRTTYDVYASYGWAASAWSYKLITNAGGQGNGTWGLVTNAPDSKVPALDFNTASMAEIEALFKQFGTVNYEPQQAVMNWMNASNTPKPFN
- a CDS encoding carbohydrate ABC transporter permease; this encodes MQRTAIISIPQPRSKRRRGGSRVARIGLYAFLISAALFFLLPLYIMLVTSFKSMDEIRLGQLFALPSTWSLDAWFAAWSSACTGVSCEGIRGGFTNSIAIVVPSTIIPIMLGALNGYALSFWRPRGANILFGVLMVGAFIPVQVMIFPLVRLLAAVDLYSSLPGIVIVHTIFSMPMMTLLFRNYYSSIPHELFQAARIDGGGFWRILFQLVLPMSAPIIVVAAIMQVTGVWNDYLLGLVFAGRENLPMTVQLNNVINTTTGTREYNVNMAATILTSLVPLVLYFVSGRWFVRGITAGAVK